The region CGGCAAGATTTGCGTATCGATGTTTCTGTTCTTGTCCGGTTATGGCTTTTCACTTAAAAAAGACATTTCTTTTAAATATATCTGGGGCAAGCTGAAGAATTTATATATCAGCTACTGGATAGTGTTGTTTATCTTTGTGCCGATCGGCATTCTTTTCTTTCCGGGCGAAAGATATTCCCTCTCGCCGTCGCTGTTTATTGAAAACCTGATTGGCCTCAAATCCACTTATAACAGCGAGTGGTGGTTCTTCAAACTTTATGTTCTGTACGTGCTCTCGCTGCCGCTGTTGTCGAAACTGAACACGACGGCCTTGTTGAGCGTGCTGTTTGCGGCGGCGCTGTGCGGCAGGGGATTGCAGTATTTCCCTTGGGCGCCGCAGGCGCTGATCGAATATTGCACCTGGCTGCTGCCTTTTGGTTTTGGCATGGTGTTTGGCCGTACCCAACAGGCCCCGGCGGATTCGTGGCTGGCGAAGCTGATCGATACGTTGAGCCGCACCCATCCGTTGATCTTGCTGGTGGTAACCGTGGCGGTGTTTATCGTCGCCCATAACCCGGGGCTGCTGGTGGCGACGCCGCTGTTTATCATCGCGATGATGAAAACCGCCGACGGGCTGGGCAGCCGGGTGAACAAGGCGGTGGTTGAGCTGGGCAAACATTCGATGTACATGTGGCTGACCCACAGTTTCTACTGCTATTACTTCACCCAGAAACTGATTTTTGCGCCGCGCTATACGCCGCTGATCCTGCTGCTGTTGATTGTGGTGTCGTACCTGACAAGTCTGGTACTCAGTCGTATTGAATGGGCAGTGAAGGGCAGGGGGGCGGCGAGGGTGCGATCCCAGTAGGGGCGCTGCATGCTGCGCCCGTTGTTACCACGGGCGCAGAAGCCAGATTAAAGCGTTTTCAGCATGGTCACTTCGCAGTCGACGTGGCCGGTGGTGCCCATGGCGCAGTCGATGTGTTCGAATCCCAGATGCTCATACAGCCCGATGGCCTGCGTCAGGCTGGCGGTGGTTTCTAAATAACAACAGCGGAAGCCCTGTTGACGGGCAAACTCCAGCGCCTGCAACGCCAGGCGTTTCGCCAGGCCCTTGCCGCGCAAAACCGGCAGAAAATACATTTTCTGTAATTCGCAAATATCCTCTTCACCGCCTTGCAGCGGGGCAATACCGCCGCCGCCGGCAATCTGGCCGTCGACTTCTATCACCCAATAAGCGCTGCGCGGCAGGCTGTAGAGCTGATACAAGACGTCCAGATTGGGGTCGGAAACGGTATAGCCTTTATCCGCCGTCAAACCGTGCTCGGCGGAGACTTCGCGAATGACGTTAGCAATAGCGGCATTGTCGTCGGCCGTTATTGGGCGCACCAGAAGACGCACTGGGGTTGCTGTTGTCATGTTTACACTCGCCATAAATTACTGGGACCACGTTTTTTATCGCAGCACAAAAGGCGCCGGGTTTTATTCCCTGGCGGCGTCCATGCGGCATTAATACCTTGTAATAACATCTATACCGGGCCAGATGCAACGGCGATAAAAAAACAGCGGGGAGATGCCCCGCTGTTTTCAGCTGTTGCCGCGAACCGACGGATTACAGCGCGGCGATGGTCGCCTGCTGCTCCAGCAGTTTCACTTTGCCTTCTTTGCAGGCTGCCAGACGCTCGCGCTCTTTGGCGACCACCGCTTCCGGTGCGCGCGCCACAAAGCCTTCGTTGGCCAGCTTGCCTTCGATCGAGGCGATTTCCGCATCCAGCTTGCCCATCTCTTTCGACAGACGCGCGATTTCGGCGTCTTTATCGATAAAGCCGGCCATAGGGATCAGCAGCTCGGCGCCGTCCACCAGCTTGGTGACCGAGACCGGGCCTTTCTCGCCCGCAGGCAGCAGGGTGATGGACGCCAGGCGCGCCAGACGTTCGATAAAGTTCTGGTTCTCCAGCACGCGGCGCTGGGCGTCGGCGTTGGCGTTGCGCAGCAGCACGTCCAGCTGTTTGCTCGGCGCGATGTTCATCTCGGCGCGGATGTTACGCACCGCGGTGATCGCCTGTTTGATCCACTCCAGGTCGTTCAGCGCCTGCGTGTCTTCCAGCGCGGCGTCGTACTCTGGGAACGGCTGCAGCATGATGGTGTCTGCGGTTTCGCCGGTCAGGGTTTTCACGCGCTGCCAGATGGTTTCGGTAATGAACGGGATCACCGGGTGCGCCAGGCGCAGCAGGGCTTCCAGCACGGTGATCAGCGTGTGGCGAGTGCCGCGCTGTTCCGCTTCGCTGCCGTTGCTCACCACCGGCTTGGTCAGCTCCAGATACCAGTCGCAGAACTGGTTCCAGGTGAATTCATACAGAATGTTGGCGGCCAGGTCGAAGCGATAGGTATCCAGCGCTTCGCGGTAAGCCTTCACCGTACGGTTGAATTCGGCCAGGATCCAGCGGTCTGCCAGCGACAGCACTTTCTCGCCGCCGTTGAAGCCGCAGTCTTGATCTTCCGCGTTCATCAGCACGAAGCGGCTGGCGTTCCACAGCTTGTTACAGAAGTTGCGGTAGCCTTCCAGGCGCTTCATGTCCCAGTTGATGTCGCGGCCGGTTGAAGCCAGCGCCGCCAGGGTGAAGCGCAGGGCGTCGGTGCCGTGCGGTTCGATCCCGTTCGGGAACTGTTTCTCGGTGCGCTTGCGGATTTTTTCCGCCAGCTGCGGCTGCATCATGTTGCCGGTGCGTTTTTCCAGCAGGTCTTCCAGCGAGATGCCGTCAACCATGTCCAGCGGATCGATCACGTTGCCTTTCGACTTGGACATTTTCTGCCCTTCGTCGTCGCGGATCAGGCCGGTCATGTAGACCGTCTTGAACGGAACCTGCGGCTTGCCGTTTTCGTCTTTCATGAAGTGCATGGTCAGCATGATCATGCGCGCAATCCAGAAGAAGATGATGTCGAAGCCGCTGACCATCACGCTGGTCGGGTGGAAGGTTTTCAGCGCGTCGGTCTGCTCTGGCCAGCCCAGGGTAGAGAAGGTCCACAGGCCGGAAGAGAACCAGGTGTCCAGCACGTCTTCGTCCTGGTTCAGCACCACGTCAGGGCCCAGGTTGTTCTCGCTGCGCACTTCTTCTTCGCTGCGGCCAACGTAGACTTTGCCGTTCGCGTCGTACCAGGCCGGAATGCGGTGGCCCCACCACAGCTGACGGGAGATGCACCAGTCCTGAATGTCGCGCATCCAGCTGAAGTACATGTTTTCGTACTGCTTCGGCACGAACTGAATTTCGCCTTGCTCAACGGCTTCCACCGCCACTTTCGCCAGCGGCGCAGTGCGCACGTACCATTGGTCGGTCAGCATCGGTTCGATCACCACGCCGCCGCGGTCGCCGTAAGGCACCGTCAGGTCGTGCGGTTTGATCTCTTCCAGCAGGCCGAGCTCTTCAAAGGCGGCAACCACCGCTTTACGCGCCGCGAAACGCTCCAGGCCACGGAATTGGGCCGGAATTTCGTTGCAGTAGTCGGTGCAGATTTCGCCGAGCGTGTTGAACACTTCCGCTTCCTGGCGGATATCGCCGTCGAAAGTCAGGATGTTGATCATCGGCAGGCCGTGACGTTTACCGACTTCGTAGTCGTTAAAGTCGTGCGCCGGGGTGATTTTCACGCAGCCGGTGCCTTTTTCCATATCGGCGTGTTCGTCGCCGACGATGCGGATGCGGCGGCCAACCAGCGGCAGAATGATTTCTTTGCCGATAAGGTCTTTGTAGCGCGGATCTTCCGGGTTCACCGCCACGCCGGTATCACCGAGCACGGTTTCCGGACGGGTGGTGGCGACCACCAGATACTCTTTGCCTTCGGCGGTTTTGGCGCCGTCGGCCAGCGGGTAGCGCAGGTGCCACATCGAGCCTTTGGACTCGCGGTTTTCCACTTCCAGATCGGAGATGGCGGTGCGCAGTTTCGGATCCCAGTTCACCAGGCGCTTGCCGCGGTAGATCAGATCTTCTTTGTGCAGGCGGACAAACACTTCGCGTACCGCGTTGGACAGGCCTTCGTCCATGGTGAAGCGCTCGCGCTCCCAGTCGACGGAGTTGCCCAGACGGCGCATCTGGCGGGTGATGGTGCCGCCGGATTCCGCTTTCCACTGCCAGATTTTGTCGATGAACGCGTCGCGGCCATAGTCATGGCGGGTTTTGTTTTCTTCTGCGGCGATCTTGCGCTCAACCACCATCTGGGTAGCGATACCGGCATGGTCGGTACCGGCCTGCCACAGGGTGTTTTTCCCCTGCATGCGCTGGTAGCGGATCATGGTGTCCATAATGGTCTGCTGGAAGGCGTGGCCCATGTGCAGGCTGCCGGTGACGTTCGGCGGCGGGATCATGATGCAGAAGCTTTCCTGGCTGGTATCGCCGTTTGGCTTGAAGTAACCCTGGTTTTCCCAGTGATCGTACAGCTTCTGTTCGATCTCTTTCGGGTCGTATGCGGTATCGAGATGACTGTTTGTCTTTTCCATTTTATATCGTTGTTCAGTGAGTTGGCGGCGTTGCCGTGGTCAAATGGAAGCCGACGCTGCGATAGGCTTTATATCGGTCGCGCGCCAACTGTTTCAGGGTGTCTTCGTAAGGGACGAAGTCTACCACTTCATGGAAAGCAGTAGCAAAATCTGCAAACTGCGGCAGCAGGGCGATCAGCAGATCCCGTGGGGAGTTGCCGCGCTTGCCGGGCCAGCACAGCTCTACCGGCGCGCCGTAGTGCGGGCCTTCGCCGGCCAGGTTGTGCGGCACGAACTGGTGCGGATCGCGCTGCCACAGCGCTTCGTCCAGCCGCTGGGCCTGTTCCTGGCTCTCGCAGGCGATCAACACCCGCTTGCCGGAACGCCAACGTTCGGCGGCAACGGCGCAGGCCACGGCCTCATGCGCGCTGAGCGCACCAGCCGGTTCCGCATGTTCGAGTAAATAAAACGTCGCCTGCTTGCTCATGAGTTCATTGCCGTTAGAAAAAATTAGGGGCGCAACTTGTGCGCCCTTCGCTTTGTTACCGTGATTATATACCCAATAGGTTTCAAGTTGCAGCCAGGCGGCAAGTTCGTTCATCCCCAGGAGCTGACATACAGTCAGTGACTGGGGGGAACAAACGCAGCCAACAACGCTGCGGCTTGAAAGATGAAGGGTATTTTAATCGTCGCCGTTCAGGCCTGCACGGTTGAGTAAGAACTGCGACAGCAGCGCGACCGGGCGGCCGGTGGCGCCTTT is a window of Serratia plymuthica DNA encoding:
- a CDS encoding acyltransferase family protein; amino-acid sequence: MEISINKSNYLKGIAIILMLVHHLFAYPDRISPDIPVHYIVSGINIEMYLGLFGKICVSMFLFLSGYGFSLKKDISFKYIWGKLKNLYISYWIVLFIFVPIGILFFPGERYSLSPSLFIENLIGLKSTYNSEWWFFKLYVLYVLSLPLLSKLNTTALLSVLFAAALCGRGLQYFPWAPQALIEYCTWLLPFGFGMVFGRTQQAPADSWLAKLIDTLSRTHPLILLVVTVAVFIVAHNPGLLVATPLFIIAMMKTADGLGSRVNKAVVELGKHSMYMWLTHSFYCYYFTQKLIFAPRYTPLILLLLIVVSYLTSLVLSRIEWAVKGRGAARVRSQ
- a CDS encoding GNAT family N-acetyltransferase, producing MTTATPVRLLVRPITADDNAAIANVIREVSAEHGLTADKGYTVSDPNLDVLYQLYSLPRSAYWVIEVDGQIAGGGGIAPLQGGEEDICELQKMYFLPVLRGKGLAKRLALQALEFARQQGFRCCYLETTASLTQAIGLYEHLGFEHIDCAMGTTGHVDCEVTMLKTL
- a CDS encoding valine--tRNA ligase, giving the protein MEKTNSHLDTAYDPKEIEQKLYDHWENQGYFKPNGDTSQESFCIMIPPPNVTGSLHMGHAFQQTIMDTMIRYQRMQGKNTLWQAGTDHAGIATQMVVERKIAAEENKTRHDYGRDAFIDKIWQWKAESGGTITRQMRRLGNSVDWERERFTMDEGLSNAVREVFVRLHKEDLIYRGKRLVNWDPKLRTAISDLEVENRESKGSMWHLRYPLADGAKTAEGKEYLVVATTRPETVLGDTGVAVNPEDPRYKDLIGKEIILPLVGRRIRIVGDEHADMEKGTGCVKITPAHDFNDYEVGKRHGLPMINILTFDGDIRQEAEVFNTLGEICTDYCNEIPAQFRGLERFAARKAVVAAFEELGLLEEIKPHDLTVPYGDRGGVVIEPMLTDQWYVRTAPLAKVAVEAVEQGEIQFVPKQYENMYFSWMRDIQDWCISRQLWWGHRIPAWYDANGKVYVGRSEEEVRSENNLGPDVVLNQDEDVLDTWFSSGLWTFSTLGWPEQTDALKTFHPTSVMVSGFDIIFFWIARMIMLTMHFMKDENGKPQVPFKTVYMTGLIRDDEGQKMSKSKGNVIDPLDMVDGISLEDLLEKRTGNMMQPQLAEKIRKRTEKQFPNGIEPHGTDALRFTLAALASTGRDINWDMKRLEGYRNFCNKLWNASRFVLMNAEDQDCGFNGGEKVLSLADRWILAEFNRTVKAYREALDTYRFDLAANILYEFTWNQFCDWYLELTKPVVSNGSEAEQRGTRHTLITVLEALLRLAHPVIPFITETIWQRVKTLTGETADTIMLQPFPEYDAALEDTQALNDLEWIKQAITAVRNIRAEMNIAPSKQLDVLLRNANADAQRRVLENQNFIERLARLASITLLPAGEKGPVSVTKLVDGAELLIPMAGFIDKDAEIARLSKEMGKLDAEIASIEGKLANEGFVARAPEAVVAKERERLAACKEGKVKLLEQQATIAAL
- a CDS encoding DNA polymerase III subunit chi; this encodes MSKQATFYLLEHAEPAGALSAHEAVACAVAAERWRSGKRVLIACESQEQAQRLDEALWQRDPHQFVPHNLAGEGPHYGAPVELCWPGKRGNSPRDLLIALLPQFADFATAFHEVVDFVPYEDTLKQLARDRYKAYRSVGFHLTTATPPTH